The Nostoc sp. UHCC 0926 nucleotide sequence GTTGGTGTCAAAGACAACTTCTTTGTTCTAGGAGGAGATTCCATTCGGAGCATCCAAGTTCAATCTCTGTTACAACAACAAGGTTTAAATTTCTCAATCCAGCAGCTATTCCAACATCAGACAATTCACGAACTCGCCCAAAATCTAACGTCAGTTGAGACTGATACTACAGCAACACAACCAGTTCAGTCCTTCAGCCTTATTTCCGAAAAAGATAGGCTAAGGTTACCTAACGGTTTAGAAAATGCCTATCCTCTAACTATGCTTCAGATGGGAATGCTCTTTCACAGCGAATATAACCTGGAAAGTGCTGTTTTCCATGATGTTTTCAGTTTTCACTTACGAGCGCCTTTTGACTCTCAGCTCTTGCTAGCAGCTATACAGCAACTACTAGCGAGTCACCCAGTATTACGCACTTCATTTAATCTCACTGACTTCAGTGAGCCACTGCAATTGGTTCATCATACAGTAAACATTCCTTGGCAAGTGGAAGACCTTTGCCATTTCTCCCCTACAGAGCAAGAGAAAGCAATGGCTTTCCTTATTGAAAATGAAAAAAAACGGCATTTTGACTGGACAAATCCACCGTTGCTACGCTTTCAAATTCACCTTCGTAGTAGAGAGACATTTCAGTTTACTTTAAGCTTTCACCATGCGATTCTTGATGGATGGAGTTTAGGCTTGACACTCACAGAGTTGTTAGAACGCTATTTCTGTTTGTTAAAGGAACAAGTTTCTCTACCCTCATTACCCCCAGCAAGCACATTTCAAGATTTTGTGGCTTTGCAGCAAAAAGCACTTAAGTCTGAAGAGTGCCGCCAGTACTGGTTACAAAAACTTGATGGCAGCACAAATACAATTCTGCCACGTTGGTTTTCCTCAAACCTTACTCCCATCTCTGCGGAAAGTCAAACACTAGAAGTTCCAATTTGTTCTCAGGTTTCTGAAGATCTCAATAAGTTGGCAAAATCTCTTGCTGTTCCACTCAAGAGCGTTTTGCTAGCTGCACACCTCAAAGTCATCAGTCTGCTCAGTAACCAATTAGATGTATTAACTGGTCTTTCATCAAATGGCAGACCGGAAACAACCGATGGAGAACGAAGCTTAGGACTTTTTCTTAACACTTTGCCTTTTCGTCTGAAGCTACATGGAGGAAACTGGATTGATTTAATACGGCAGACACTTGAAGTTGAGCGAGAATTGCTGCCCTTCCGGTGGTATCCAATGGCTCAAATAAAAAAGGATTTATGTCGCGAGCGATTGTTTGAAACATCCTTTAATTTCACTCACTTTCACATCTATCAGCGCCTTCAAACATTAGGTGATTTAGAAATATTAGCTGAAAATGGTTCATCAATTAAAGATTTTACACTGTTATCTCAGTTTAGTTTAGATATATTTTCCTCCAAAATCCGACTATCTCTAGATTTTAACGCAGCTGAGTTATGTAGTGAGCAGGTAAAAGATATTGGCAATTACTACACTATGATTCTTACAGTCATGTCTAAAGAACCATTTGAGAGTTATGAGTTTTCTGAAAATCAAATGGAGCGTAGAGATAAAGAAATTGAAAAAACTAGTCTCCAAAAGTTAAAGATGGTTAAGCGAAAGGCTATTCCTGGTTTGTAAATTCAAAAAGACTTCCTATGAAAGATTCAGAATTCCAAAAACCCAGTCTAAACAAGTTAAGGTCTTTCAAACGGCAAATCATCAGTGTATCTCAAGAAGAATTGATTAGAACAGAATATCTTCAGCCTGAAAACCAATTTCCTCTAGTTGTGAAGCCTAATATAGACGAGATGAATTTGGCATGCTGGGCTCAAAATAATAAGCAGTTCATAGAAGCACAATTACTAAAGCATGGAGGTATCCTTTTTAGAAACTTTAATTTGAAAGGATTAATTGAGTTTGAAGAATTTATTAGGGCTGTTTCCGGAGAGTTAATGGCATATTCGTATCGTTCGACACCAAGAACTCCTGTAAGAGGCAAAATATACACTTCGACAGAATATACTGCTACTCGATCTATTCCTTTACATAACGAGATGTCATACTCCGACAACTGGCCCTTGAAGATATTTTTTTATTGTCTTCAACCTGCTGAGAAAGGAGGAGAAACACCGTTAGCCAACAGTCAAAAAGTTTTTGAGCAGATTACTCCAAAAATTAGAAATCATTTCCAGCAGAAAAAGGTTATGTACGTGCGAAACTATGGTGATGAATTAGATATATCCTGGCAAAATGTTTTTCAAACTACAAATAAATCAGAGGTAGAAAACTACTGCCGTGGTGCCAATATTGAAGTTGAATGGAAGGATAAAGATCGTTTAAGAACTTACCAAATTTGCCAGAGTATTGCAACGCATCCAACTACAAGACAGCTACTATGGTTTAATCAGGCCCACTTGTTCCATATTTCAAGCCTAGAACCCGACGTCCGTGAAATTCTTTTAACTAGGTTCAAAGAAAAGGACTTACCTCGAAATGCATACTACGGGGATGGCTCTCCAATTGAAAACTCTGTGTTAGAAGAAATCCGTAATGTCTATCAACAGGAAGCAGTTATGTTTACATGGAAAGAAGGGGATATACTGTTACTAGACAATATGTTGATCGCACATGGACGTATGCCGTTTTCGGGAACACGAAAAGTTTTTGTAGGAATGACTGAGCCATTTAGTTCTGAAGGAGTTTAGCAGTTCGCATGAACTACGTCTCAAAAAATGATTGAAAGGAGTTTTGCAATCTACTTTCAATACAACTTACTTGGTCATCAAATATTAAATATGTAATTCTCAATAACTGTGAGTTCGTCAGGTTAAGAATTTGTACTCTACTTTTGGTTTTCTAATCCCAGTCTTAAACAGGAGGTAAATGATGAATTAGCCATAATTGTTTCGTGAGAAAATTTAGCAAAAACTCTTAAATTTTACTATGTAATGGAGATTTGTATATGTCAAAAGAACCGATTGATGGGTATCGTCTCTCACCTCAACAGAAGCGCTTATGGCTGCTCCAAAAAGTTGAGCGTAACCAGCCTTATCGTGCACATTGTAGTCTTTTACTTGAAGGATCTCTAAATCTAAAAGCTTTAAATTCAGCTTTACATAATATTGTCAATAGATATGAAATTCTTCGTACCAATTTCCGTTGCCTACCTGGAATGATAGTTCCACTTCAAGTAATAAACGATAGAATTACACCCTCAATTAAATATTATAATTTCAGCAATATAGATACTCAAGAACAACAGGCTAATATTGAGTTAATCTTTAGTCAATTAAGCCAAATACCTTTGGATTTAGAACGTGGTACTCTTCTTCATCTGTCTTTAGTGACTTTATCTTCATACAAGCATATATTGCTCATAAACTTACCATCTCTTTTAGCAGATAGCGTTACTATTAAAAATTTAGTAGATCAAATTAGCCGTTATTATGCTGCTTATTTGCGTGATGAGGAGCTATTAGATGAACCAGTACAATATGCGGATATTGCTGAATGGCAAAACGAGCTTATTGAGGCGGATGATACAAAGATAGCAGGAGAATATTGGCACGGGCATACTTCTTACGATTTTCTGAGATTGACTCTCCCTTTTGAAAATAAACGCTTCAGTACTTCAGACTTCCAACCTCAAATTTATAGTCAAGATAATTCTGATTTATTGGTGAAGTTAGAAGCATTAGGACAGAAGTACAATACTTCAATTTTTATACTTTTACTGACTTGTTTTCAAGTTTTATTTTTGCATCTTACAGGACAACAAGATATAATAGTCGGGACTGCTTTCGATGGTCGGAAATATGAGGAATTAGAGCAAGCAATAGGCTTATTGGCAAAGTATGTGCCACTTCGTTGTCATTTAGAAAGAAATTTAAAATTCAGTGAAATATTGGAGCAAACCAAACAGTCTGTTAACAATGCTTACAAATGGCAGGATTACTTTAATTTTCAGCAAATTTCAGGATTAACTAAGAATGATGTAGGATTACCATTTTTCCCAATATGTTTTGATTTTTTAGAACAAATTAATAATCAACTATCTGCTGACATTTTGTTGTCAGTTCAAAAGCACTATGCATACATTGACCGCTTCAAGATTAAACTCTCCTGTACTCGTAGTGGCAATTCTCTTGTCACAGACTTTCACTACGACTCTAACTTATTTTTAAGCAGAGACATCAAACGCTTATCATCATATTTTCAAGTACTTCTATTAAGTATAATCAAGAATCCGGAAGCACCTATTTTTGAGTTAGAGCTTCTGAGCGACATTGAAAAACATCAACTAATTGTCGAATTTAACACAGCTAAAGCTAATTATCGACCAGAACAGTGTATTCACCATTTGTTTGAGCAACAGGCAGTACACATACCTGATAGCATTGCTGTAGTTTTTGAAGATCAGCATTTAACCTATGCTGAACTGAATGCACGAGCTAATCAACTCGCCCATCATTTGCAGCGGCTAGGTGCTGGTTCTGAAATTATAGTCGGTCTTTATGCAGAGCGATCGCTTGAGATAGTCATTGGTCTGCTTAGTATCCTTAAAACTGGTGGTGCGTACTTGCCGCTAGATCCTGCTTTACCAAAGGAGGGCTTAACCTTCAGGTTACAGGATGCTCAAGTACCGATATTATTGACTCAACAGCAGTTGGTCGAGACGCTTCCCGAACATACGACCCAGGTAGTAGTTCTGGATACCAACTGGACAGTCATATCGTCAGAGAGTAAGGAGAATTTAACCAGCTACGTGAAGGCCGAGAATTTGGCTTATGTGGTGTTCACTTCTGGCTCTACAGGTCAGCCCAAAGGAGTTGCCGTTGAGCATAAGCAACTTCTTAATTATATAAATGCTATCGTCGAAAGACTAGACCTTTCCGTTTGTAACAGCTTTGCTACCGTCTCCACCTTTGCCGCAGACTTGGGCAACACAACAATCTTTTCTTCCCTGTGCATGGGTGGATGTCTGCATATAGTGTCACAAGAACGTGCTTCCAATCCAGAGGCGTTGGCAAAGTATTTTCATCGCCATCCCATCGACTGTCTCAAGATTGTTCCTTCTCACCTTGCTGCCTTACTGACATCTTCTCACGCTGAACAAATATTGCCTCGGCAGCGACTAATTCTTGGTGGTGAAGCTTATAGTTGGAATCTGATTGAACAGATCCAACAATTAACGAGCGAGTGCCTGATTTTTAACCACTACGGACCGACAGAAGCCACCGTAGGCGTACTAACTTATCCCATCAAGCGAGGGCAGACGGATCGTGTTTCTGAAACAGTTCTTATTGGCCGTCCAATTGCTAACACACAAGTATATTTGCTAAACTCTTATCTGCAACCAGTGCCAATCGGTGTATCTGGAGAGCTATACATTGGTGGGGCAGGTGTGGCTAGAGGCTATTTGAACCGACCCGACTTAACTAGAGAGAAGTTTATTTCAAACCCTTTTGCAGAGACGGGAGCGATCGCCTCTGGGCAACGCCTGTATAAAACTGGGGATTTAGCTCGCTACTTACCCGACGGCAACATTGAGTTTCTCGGGCGAATTGACCACCAAGTAAAAATTCATGGTTTCCGCATTGAGCTAGGGGAAATAGAGGTAACACTGAGAAAACACCCTCTGGTTTGGGAGACTGTGGTGCTGGCTCGTGAAGATCAACCTGGCAACAAGCATCTGGTAGCCTATGTAGTGCCCAAAAAACAATCTGCCCTCAAAACTAGTCAGTTGCGTGAATACTTGCTGGAAAAGCTACCTGAGTACATGGTTCCGTCAACCTTCGTACGGCTGAAGACTTTGCCGCTCTTGCCTAATGGCAAGGTGGATCGTTGGGTACTACCAGCGCCCAACACGACCTCGAATTTAGAAGGAACTTTTGTGGCACCTCGCACGGCTGTAGAGAAAGTGCTGGCAGAGATTTGGGCTAAGATCCTTAGACTTGAGCAAGTAGGAATTTATGATAAGTTTTTTGAGTTAGGCGGAGATTCTATCCTTAGTATGCAGATTATTGCCAAAGCCAACCAGGTTGGTCTGCATATTACCCCTAAGCATCTGTTTGAACACCAGACAATTGCTGAGTTAGCAGTAGTAGCTATTACAAACCAAAGCATTCAAGCTGAACAAGGGCTAGTGACAGGTCAAGTGCCTCTCACACCCATTCAGCACTGGTTCTTTAAACAGAATCTTCCTGACTCGCACCACTGGAACCAGTCGATTCTGTTGGAAGTTCAGCAAGCTCTCAATCAGGCACTGTTGGAGCAAACGGTACAAAAATTGCTTGAGCACCACGATGCTCTCCGCCTTCGCTTTTTTCTTCAAGAATCCGGTTGGCAGCAGTTTACTGCTAGTTCCGACTCAGTTGTGCCTTGTTCACGAGTGGATTTGTCGGCGTTGTCACCAAACAAGCAAATACCAGCTCTTGAAGCCGCTGCTGCTGAACTACAGACCAGCTTGAATCTATCCTCAGGGCCGTTGATGCGAGTAATCTACTTTGACTTAGGTACGGACAAGCTTAGTCGCCTGCTGTTGTTGATCCACCACCTCGCTGTTGATGGTGTTTCCTGGCGAATTTTACTCGAAGACTTACAGACAGTATATCAACAGCTTAACCATAAGAAAACGATACAACTGCCACCCAAAACAACTTCGTTCAAGCATTGGGCGGAACGATTAAGGAAGTACGCGCAGTTACCAGCACTGCAATCAGAGTTGAAATACTGGTTAACAAAGAATGGTAAAGAAATTGCCCGTTTACCAGTAGACTTTTGTGAAGGTGAAAACACAATGGCTAAAGCTGGCACTATATCAGTAGCTCTTAGTGAGGAAGAGACTCAAAGTTTGCTACGGGAGATACCAGCAGCTTATCAAACTCAAATTAACGATATATTGCTCACTGCACTGGTACAAGCTTTTGAGCAGTGGATGGGTAAGCGTACTGCAAAGGAGAGTCGTAAGCATTTACTCCTGGTTGACCTAGAGGGTCATGGAAGAGAAGAAATTTTTGAAGATGTAGACCTTTCACGTACTGTAGGTTGGTTTACTACTATCTTCCCCGTTTTATTAGATATAGAAGAAAATTCTAGCTCAACAGAGACTTTAGAGATGGTCAAAAAGCAGTTGCGTAGTATTCCGAATCGAGGAATTGGCTATGGCGTACTGCGCTATCTTAGTGACGAGACAGCAAAGCCTTTGAAACTGCATCTGCCCAAGGCTGAAATTAGATTGAATTATCTGGGTCAGTCAGATCAAGTGTTTTCTGGATCAGCTCTGTTTGCACCAGCCCAAGAATCTAGTGGGGAAAGCCGCAGCCTGCGGGGAAACAGAAGCTATCTAATAGATATGATCGCGATTATTGCAGGAGGTCAATTGCGACTGGAT carries:
- a CDS encoding TauD/TfdA family dioxygenase, which codes for MKDSEFQKPSLNKLRSFKRQIISVSQEELIRTEYLQPENQFPLVVKPNIDEMNLACWAQNNKQFIEAQLLKHGGILFRNFNLKGLIEFEEFIRAVSGELMAYSYRSTPRTPVRGKIYTSTEYTATRSIPLHNEMSYSDNWPLKIFFYCLQPAEKGGETPLANSQKVFEQITPKIRNHFQQKKVMYVRNYGDELDISWQNVFQTTNKSEVENYCRGANIEVEWKDKDRLRTYQICQSIATHPTTRQLLWFNQAHLFHISSLEPDVREILLTRFKEKDLPRNAYYGDGSPIENSVLEEIRNVYQQEAVMFTWKEGDILLLDNMLIAHGRMPFSGTRKVFVGMTEPFSSEGV
- a CDS encoding non-ribosomal peptide synthetase — translated: MPSNSQTYQCIHKVFEIQVLKTPDAVALIYENAQLSYYEINRRANQLAHYLQKIGVKPDVPVGIYVERSLEMVIGILAILKSGGAYVPLDPAYPLERIAFMLEDVKVPIILTQQQLVERLPGYWAQVICLDTDWETFTFENEVNPHCKVTPENLAYIIYTSGSTGRPKGTEIPHRSVLGCILDVDYLHLDSEQTFLQHSSISWDAFTLELWSVLLYGGCCVLYPGKLITPENLGNAIQKYGVNVLWLTSSLFNIIIDSLPKVLSGVQQLLVGGEELSSPHVRHALELLPSLQLTNGYGPSECTVFACSYYISRPLSKNVQSIPIGKPIGDRRVYLLDIYLNRVPIGIPGELYISGDALARGYLNQPGMTAEKFVPNSFGKEGSRLYKTGDLARYLADGNIEFLGRIDDQVKIRGYRIEIREIEAVLSQYLAVREVVVMAQTDEVGSKRLVAYVVPNPEHTPTTNELRNFLKSRLPEYMVPSAFMLLEKLPLAPNGKVNRQALPRPDQVRPELEETFVAPHTPQEKILAEIWAQVLNVKQVGVKDNFFVLGGDSIRSIQVQSLLQQQGLNFSIQQLFQHQTIHELAQNLTSVETDTTATQPVQSFSLISEKDRLRLPNGLENAYPLTMLQMGMLFHSEYNLESAVFHDVFSFHLRAPFDSQLLLAAIQQLLASHPVLRTSFNLTDFSEPLQLVHHTVNIPWQVEDLCHFSPTEQEKAMAFLIENEKKRHFDWTNPPLLRFQIHLRSRETFQFTLSFHHAILDGWSLGLTLTELLERYFCLLKEQVSLPSLPPASTFQDFVALQQKALKSEECRQYWLQKLDGSTNTILPRWFSSNLTPISAESQTLEVPICSQVSEDLNKLAKSLAVPLKSVLLAAHLKVISLLSNQLDVLTGLSSNGRPETTDGERSLGLFLNTLPFRLKLHGGNWIDLIRQTLEVERELLPFRWYPMAQIKKDLCRERLFETSFNFTHFHIYQRLQTLGDLEILAENGSSIKDFTLLSQFSLDIFSSKIRLSLDFNAAELCSEQVKDIGNYYTMILTVMSKEPFESYEFSENQMERRDKEIEKTSLQKLKMVKRKAIPGL
- a CDS encoding non-ribosomal peptide synthetase, which produces MSKEPIDGYRLSPQQKRLWLLQKVERNQPYRAHCSLLLEGSLNLKALNSALHNIVNRYEILRTNFRCLPGMIVPLQVINDRITPSIKYYNFSNIDTQEQQANIELIFSQLSQIPLDLERGTLLHLSLVTLSSYKHILLINLPSLLADSVTIKNLVDQISRYYAAYLRDEELLDEPVQYADIAEWQNELIEADDTKIAGEYWHGHTSYDFLRLTLPFENKRFSTSDFQPQIYSQDNSDLLVKLEALGQKYNTSIFILLLTCFQVLFLHLTGQQDIIVGTAFDGRKYEELEQAIGLLAKYVPLRCHLERNLKFSEILEQTKQSVNNAYKWQDYFNFQQISGLTKNDVGLPFFPICFDFLEQINNQLSADILLSVQKHYAYIDRFKIKLSCTRSGNSLVTDFHYDSNLFLSRDIKRLSSYFQVLLLSIIKNPEAPIFELELLSDIEKHQLIVEFNTAKANYRPEQCIHHLFEQQAVHIPDSIAVVFEDQHLTYAELNARANQLAHHLQRLGAGSEIIVGLYAERSLEIVIGLLSILKTGGAYLPLDPALPKEGLTFRLQDAQVPILLTQQQLVETLPEHTTQVVVLDTNWTVISSESKENLTSYVKAENLAYVVFTSGSTGQPKGVAVEHKQLLNYINAIVERLDLSVCNSFATVSTFAADLGNTTIFSSLCMGGCLHIVSQERASNPEALAKYFHRHPIDCLKIVPSHLAALLTSSHAEQILPRQRLILGGEAYSWNLIEQIQQLTSECLIFNHYGPTEATVGVLTYPIKRGQTDRVSETVLIGRPIANTQVYLLNSYLQPVPIGVSGELYIGGAGVARGYLNRPDLTREKFISNPFAETGAIASGQRLYKTGDLARYLPDGNIEFLGRIDHQVKIHGFRIELGEIEVTLRKHPLVWETVVLAREDQPGNKHLVAYVVPKKQSALKTSQLREYLLEKLPEYMVPSTFVRLKTLPLLPNGKVDRWVLPAPNTTSNLEGTFVAPRTAVEKVLAEIWAKILRLEQVGIYDKFFELGGDSILSMQIIAKANQVGLHITPKHLFEHQTIAELAVVAITNQSIQAEQGLVTGQVPLTPIQHWFFKQNLPDSHHWNQSILLEVQQALNQALLEQTVQKLLEHHDALRLRFFLQESGWQQFTASSDSVVPCSRVDLSALSPNKQIPALEAAAAELQTSLNLSSGPLMRVIYFDLGTDKLSRLLLLIHHLAVDGVSWRILLEDLQTVYQQLNHKKTIQLPPKTTSFKHWAERLRKYAQLPALQSELKYWLTKNGKEIARLPVDFCEGENTMAKAGTISVALSEEETQSLLREIPAAYQTQINDILLTALVQAFEQWMGKRTAKESRKHLLLVDLEGHGREEIFEDVDLSRTVGWFTTIFPVLLDIEENSSSTETLEMVKKQLRSIPNRGIGYGVLRYLSDETAKPLKLHLPKAEIRLNYLGQSDQVFSGSALFAPAQESSGESRSLRGNRSYLIDMIAIIAGGQLRLDCIYSKAVHHRVTIESLVESFTAALRELINHCKSLEPRKYTPSDFLQADPNPIKITYQANASTTTGKMTIAALNAEAVLNPTISPETSFEFTIEPANILLTGATGFVGAFLLHELLQQTNANIYCLVRAPNVESGNKRLQSHLESYLLWNESLSNRIIPVVGDLSEPLLGLSEQQFQAMAELLDVIYHNAAAINLVYPYSTLKAANVLGTQEVLKLASQIKVKPVHYISTLSVLSSESHAEVKGIQELHSFNFDHCQVPSSGYAQTKWVAEKLVTTAHNRGLPVCIYRLGRVSGHSQSGICNMNDRLYRMLKGFIQLKCAPDVETIVDMTPVDYVSKAIVYLSKQNKSLEKIFHLSNPHPIRSFELFDWIRKFGYPLQPMSYNQWEAELLNASEPSLNNPLYPLIPFFAGIANEGDRNQESSEQTFNLATLKFDFQNTIDGLTSTSIVCPPVDTKLLSTYFSYLIQSGFLNAPQLSN